One stretch of Bdellovibrionota bacterium DNA includes these proteins:
- a CDS encoding 3-methyl-2-oxobutanoate hydroxymethyltransferase: SGAFAVVLECVPAEVAVRITKAIPIPTIGIGAGPGCDGQVLVVNDLLGNTVSHVPKFVKPTANLRSIIVEAAKTYVTHVKEGKA, encoded by the coding sequence AATCAGGCGCGTTCGCCGTCGTCTTGGAGTGCGTTCCCGCGGAAGTGGCTGTCCGAATCACGAAGGCTATCCCGATTCCGACGATCGGAATCGGAGCGGGACCCGGTTGTGACGGACAGGTCCTCGTCGTCAACGACCTCCTTGGAAACACCGTTTCGCATGTCCCCAAGTTTGTGAAACCGACGGCGAACTTGCGAAGCATCATTGTCGAGGCGGCGAAGACGTACGTCACCCACGTGAAGGAAGGGAAAGCATGA